In Planctomycetia bacterium, the sequence TCGAACGTCGCCTCGCGCCGAACGCTGCAACGGGCTGGCTTCGTCCCTTGCGGGCATATCTTGCTGGCGGAGATCGATCCGGACAGACTTTAGGCGGATGCACCACGGAGGCACGGAGAGGGAGAGAGCGGGAGGATTCAGGTGTCGGGTTCTTGAATTGAAATAGGAGGTGGTGATGGCGACTACAACCAAATGCTTGCGGCGGGATCCGGCTGAGGCGACGCCCTGGGCGGAGACCTGCGGGACGATTCGATGTCTCGTGGAAGAGCGCGACGAGGCCGCGGGCGAAGTGCATCACGTCGAGATTCAAGACGCGAAGCTGCACTACCACGAGCGGACCGACGAGTTCTACTACATCATCGACGGCCAGGGAACGATGATCCTGGACGACGAGGTGATCGAACTGCACCAAGGCGTCGTCGTCTACGTCCCGCGCGGCGTCAAGCACAAAGCCATCGGCAAGCTGACCGTGTTGACGGTCTGCATTCCGCGCGGCGTGCTCGGCGACGTTCACGAGTTGGAGTAGACCGCGGCGGCGGAGGCTATTCGCTTAATTGATGCACCGTGTTGTGAATCACGCCGAGAAATGGCGCTCCGTCTGCCAGCTTGAGCGAGTAGTTGATCTCCATGCACCACGTGGGCTGAATATCAGGCATCAGTAGCGTTATGGTTTTCCGATCAGCGGAGACCTGAACGGACTCGACGGCGACGTGCTTCGTGCCGTAATGGTCCGAGCCGTAGTTCTCGGTGCGTTTGAGCGACCACGTGGTTACCTGATAGTTCAAGAGTTCCCGTGCTGCTTCCTCATCCAACGGCTCGGTAAAGGTGATTTGCATTCCGCTTCGAGTGGCGTGCAATCCGACCGGCAAATGCATCGGCTGGCCGGTCGCGCGGATGCGATAGAGTCCGCCGGGCTGGATCGCGCTGCCGGCCCAGGCGAACATCCCGCAGGTGTAGAGTTGCCCGTCCTGCGGATGAAACCGACCCCGCATGATGCCAGTCGGCAGCGCCGGAAACGGCAATTCGCACATGCCTCCTTGCATCACTCCGTCCACGTGCTCGTGCGGGACGACGAAGGCTTTTCCATAGCCGTAGGAGAGATTCAACAACCGGCCGTTGAGCGGTCCCCATTTTTCGCTGTTCACCCATACAAGTTCCGCTGGCGAGCGATCGAACGCGTTGGTGATCCAACAGAGCGGCTTTTCCATGCGCTCGTCGGAAGGATCGGTCACGTCATGGTAGCCGAACAGGTTGCCGTAGAACTTTGGCTTGCCGGAGGGATCGAGCGTGACCCAATTGATGCGATTCTTCGGGTTCCAATGGCCTTCCTGATCGGTGACGAAAAAAGAACCGTCGGGATTCAAGCAGACGCCGTTCGCGGCACGGAAGCCGTTCGCGAGAATGTCCGTGCGCGAACCGTCGCGGCTGACGCGCAACAGCGTCCCATGCTGCGGCACGATCGCCTTCAATGCATGCCGGGCCGACTTGGCATAGTAGAAGTTGCCGTCGGCGTCAGTCTGCAGACCCATCGCGAATTCATGGAAATGCTCGGTCACCTGGTGGTCGTTGTTGAGGCACTCATAGAAATCGGTGGCGCCGTCGCCGTTGCGATCGCGCAGTACGACGAGTTGATCGCGACACGTAACGTGCAACACGCCGTCGATGATCTTGATTCCGAGCGGTTGAAACAGCCCGGTGGCCACGCGCCGCCAGGTTAGCAGATTTGCCGACGGATACGGAGTCGCCGTTGGCGTCGTTGAGAGCCATGACAATCCGCTGACCACCCAGACATCGCCATCCCAGGTACAGGCTGCTAAACGGTCGCCGTCGTCGTAGAAATCGAGACCCGTGAAACGCATCTGCGCGAGCCACGGGTTCGCCTCGGGGTGAACGAGCGTATCGACGGCGAACGGGCCTTCGTTCGATCCGATTTGCGCGGTTGTTGTCAGCCGCTCCGGCCATAAGTCCGGACCCCCGTTCGTGAGCGCGTCCAAATCCGGCGCTGCATCGTCGAGCAACGGCGCGGCGATCTCGGCCCGCGACGCAGCCCACAGCACAAACCGCTGCGGAACGTCGCTCGTGGGAATGCTCAAGCAAAGTCGCTGTCCATCCAAATACCATTTGGATCCGGGAATACGCCGCGAAAGACCTGACACGATGGCCCCGCAGCGAACGCGATCGCCAGCCGCTTCGATCCGCGCGCCTTCGACCAGCTGCGTCGCCACGAGCAATCGCAATTCGCGCTCATGTGCATTAATGCGGAACGCACGCGTGAAGTACGGATTCGCGGACGACATCGTTGATTCCCCCGTGGAATACGCCCCGCCCGGCATTTCGAGAATCTCGGCGTCTCCGACGCGATAGGAAAAGACGGCGCGCTGGCCGTGCTGATATTGGCCGTGA encodes:
- a CDS encoding cupin domain-containing protein, whose translation is MATTTKCLRRDPAEATPWAETCGTIRCLVEERDEAAGEVHHVEIQDAKLHYHERTDEFYYIIDGQGTMILDDEVIELHQGVVVYVPRGVKHKAIGKLTVLTVCIPRGVLGDVHELE
- a CDS encoding DUF6797 domain-containing protein: MIYKMQYAFLSLAIVVSFLAAPVRCFGEGTIADQLTAERAESLAAAARRDGDARRGAIVFHLPQATCTRCHAVDGHSPSLGPSLTASKESLDDTQIVESILSPSKAIRKGYETVTVVTKDGRTLTGVLAESTEQACKLWDPAGGGAQIVVPRDEIEEQAVSDVSLMPEGVANQLTSRQQFLDLARYLFEIRDGGLARARELQPPASAYALQIPEYEQHVDHAGLIRALDDAALERGRAIYERVCQNCHGTAERAGSLPTSLKFSSGVFRSGFDPAGMYRTLTHGFGQMTPQTWMVPRQKYDVIHFVRETYLRSLNASQYAAVDDDYLASLPTGDTFGPEPMTIEPWSAMDYGPTLTHTYERGDDGTNFAYKGVAVRLDQGAGGVARGKAWMIFDHDTMRIAAAWSGEGFIDWNGVQFDGQHEIHPRLVGEIAFANETGPGWANPRTGKFDDDQRVVGRDGRRYGPLPRDWAQYHGQYQHGQRAVFSYRVGDAEILEMPGGAYSTGESTMSSANPYFTRAFRINAHERELRLLVATQLVEGARIEAAGDRVRCGAIVSGLSRRIPGSKWYLDGQRLCLSIPTSDVPQRFVLWAASRAEIAAPLLDDAAPDLDALTNGGPDLWPERLTTTAQIGSNEGPFAVDTLVHPEANPWLAQMRFTGLDFYDDGDRLAACTWDGDVWVVSGLSWLSTTPTATPYPSANLLTWRRVATGLFQPLGIKIIDGVLHVTCRDQLVVLRDRNGDGATDFYECLNNDHQVTEHFHEFAMGLQTDADGNFYYAKSARHALKAIVPQHGTLLRVSRDGSRTDILANGFRAANGVCLNPDGSFFVTDQEGHWNPKNRINWVTLDPSGKPKFYGNLFGYHDVTDPSDERMEKPLCWITNAFDRSPAELVWVNSEKWGPLNGRLLNLSYGYGKAFVVPHEHVDGVMQGGMCELPFPALPTGIMRGRFHPQDGQLYTCGMFAWAGSAIQPGGLYRIRATGQPMHLPVGLHATRSGMQITFTEPLDEEAARELLNYQVTTWSLKRTENYGSDHYGTKHVAVESVQVSADRKTITLLMPDIQPTWCMEINYSLKLADGAPFLGVIHNTVHQLSE